One window of Mauremys mutica isolate MM-2020 ecotype Southern chromosome 20, ASM2049712v1, whole genome shotgun sequence genomic DNA carries:
- the ZNF385A gene encoding zinc finger protein 385A isoform X5: MDPVQKAVINHTFGAPPGKARRPVISCNVCQIRFNSESQAEAHYKGNRHARRIKGMEAAKTRQKESGPREGDKPGPVGSPMSSVSESDSDKPAEQQNGLGGTVPSAPASPFKPPYLASPVPAVPPNQASFAEASQEPRGTLAVGDVASVPAGTSVPSSNGSVGPGATSKSDEEKAKKLLYCALCKVAVNSLSQLEAHNKGTKHKTILEARSGLGPIKAYPRLGPTASGEPGSQDPNAQERTFHCEICNVKVNSEIQLKQHISSRRHRDGVAGKPNPLLSRHKKQRSSAELGSPLAFPKDLPKSLAAGLLPSPLAMAAAMAAAASAPLTLRPTPPLLQGPPLTHPLLRPAPGPIRTAHGPILFSPY, from the exons ATGGATCCGGTGCAGAAGGCGGTGATTAACCACACCTTCGGGGCGCCCCCCGGCAAGGCCCGGCGCCCCGTCATCTCCTGCAACGTCTGCCAGATCCGCTTCAACTCGGAG AGCCAGGCCGAGGCGCACTACAAGGGGAACCGACACGCCCGGCGCATCAAGGGCATGGAGGCGGCCAAGACGCGGCAGAAGGAGTCGGGGCCCCGCGAGGGCGACAAGCCGGGGCCCGTGGGCAGCCCCATGTCCAGCGTCAGCGAGAGCGACTCGGACAAGCCAG CCGAGCAGCAGAACGGGCTGGGGGGGACCGTGCCCTCGGCGCCCGCCTCACCCTTCAAGCCGCCCTACCTGGCATCTCCGGTCCCAGCCGTGCCACCCAACCAGGCCTCCTTTGCCGAAgcgagccaggagcccaggggcACGCTGGCCGTGGGGGACGTGGCGTCAGTGCCCGCTGGCACCTCCGTGCCCAGCAGCAAtggcagcgtggggccaggggcgACCTCCAAGTCAGACGAGGAGAAGGCCAAGAAGCTGCTGTACTGCGCCCTCTGCAAGGTGGCCGTGAACTCCCTGTCGCAGCTGGAGGCCCACAACAAAG gtACCAAGCACAAAACCATCCTGGAGGCGCGCAGCGGGCTGGGGCCCATCAAGGCGTACCCACGGCTGGGCCCCACGGCCAGCGGGGAGccaggcagccaggaccccaaTGCTCAGGAGCGCACCTTCCACTGTGAGATCTGCAACGTCAAGGTCAACTCGGAGATCCAGCTCAAACag cacatttCCAGCCGGAGACACCGGGATGGGGTAGCCGGgaagcccaaccccctgctgagccgGCACAAGAAGCAGCGCAGCTCAGCCGAGCTGGGG agccccctggccttcCCCAAGGACCTGCCCAAGTCGCTGGCGGCCGgactcctgcccagccccttggcCATGGCAGCAGCGATGGCAGCCGCGGCCTCCGCCCCCCTGACGCTGCGCCCAACGCCCCcactcctgcaggggccccccctGACGCACCCGCTGCTGCGTCCGGCCCCGGGGCCCATCAGAACTGCTCACGGGCCCATCCTCTTCTCGCCGTACTGA
- the ZNF385A gene encoding zinc finger protein 385A isoform X4, producing the protein MRWPGEGALNFPRSLMDPVQKAVINHTFGAPPGKARRPVISCNVCQIRFNSESQAEAHYKGNRHARRIKGMEAAKTRQKESGPREGDKPGPVGSPMSSVSESDSDKPAEQQNGLGGTVPSAPASPFKPPYLASPVPAVPPNQASFAEASQEPRGTLAVGDVASVPAGTSVPSSNGSVGPGATSKSDEEKAKKLLYCALCKVAVNSLSQLEAHNKGTKHKTILEARSGLGPIKAYPRLGPTASGEPGSQDPNAQERTFHCEICNVKVNSEIQLKQHISSRRHRDGVAGKPNPLLSRHKKQRSSAELGSPLAFPKDLPKSLAAGLLPSPLAMAAAMAAAASAPLTLRPTPPLLQGPPLTHPLLRPAPGPIRTAHGPILFSPY; encoded by the exons ATGCGTTggcccggagagggggccctgaacttccccaggtcattG ATGGATCCGGTGCAGAAGGCGGTGATTAACCACACCTTCGGGGCGCCCCCCGGCAAGGCCCGGCGCCCCGTCATCTCCTGCAACGTCTGCCAGATCCGCTTCAACTCGGAG AGCCAGGCCGAGGCGCACTACAAGGGGAACCGACACGCCCGGCGCATCAAGGGCATGGAGGCGGCCAAGACGCGGCAGAAGGAGTCGGGGCCCCGCGAGGGCGACAAGCCGGGGCCCGTGGGCAGCCCCATGTCCAGCGTCAGCGAGAGCGACTCGGACAAGCCAG CCGAGCAGCAGAACGGGCTGGGGGGGACCGTGCCCTCGGCGCCCGCCTCACCCTTCAAGCCGCCCTACCTGGCATCTCCGGTCCCAGCCGTGCCACCCAACCAGGCCTCCTTTGCCGAAgcgagccaggagcccaggggcACGCTGGCCGTGGGGGACGTGGCGTCAGTGCCCGCTGGCACCTCCGTGCCCAGCAGCAAtggcagcgtggggccaggggcgACCTCCAAGTCAGACGAGGAGAAGGCCAAGAAGCTGCTGTACTGCGCCCTCTGCAAGGTGGCCGTGAACTCCCTGTCGCAGCTGGAGGCCCACAACAAAG gtACCAAGCACAAAACCATCCTGGAGGCGCGCAGCGGGCTGGGGCCCATCAAGGCGTACCCACGGCTGGGCCCCACGGCCAGCGGGGAGccaggcagccaggaccccaaTGCTCAGGAGCGCACCTTCCACTGTGAGATCTGCAACGTCAAGGTCAACTCGGAGATCCAGCTCAAACag cacatttCCAGCCGGAGACACCGGGATGGGGTAGCCGGgaagcccaaccccctgctgagccgGCACAAGAAGCAGCGCAGCTCAGCCGAGCTGGGG agccccctggccttcCCCAAGGACCTGCCCAAGTCGCTGGCGGCCGgactcctgcccagccccttggcCATGGCAGCAGCGATGGCAGCCGCGGCCTCCGCCCCCCTGACGCTGCGCCCAACGCCCCcactcctgcaggggccccccctGACGCACCCGCTGCTGCGTCCGGCCCCGGGGCCCATCAGAACTGCTCACGGGCCCATCCTCTTCTCGCCGTACTGA